From Calliopsis andreniformis isolate RMS-2024a unplaced genomic scaffold, iyCalAndr_principal scaffold0158, whole genome shotgun sequence, the proteins below share one genomic window:
- the LOC143187729 gene encoding uncharacterized protein LOC143187729 — translation MFRNYMHDNALYMIDSNFDAKYYKIRNVTQLEVNTDAVNKQYLEQCISILKVQQQEFEKKLSTFQSNVNNLIILQNDVRQVLHVLNPHSQEEDYITDHSSNNNLVKELHASARRNFPRRRVIVHGYEGLWQTDMVEMRPYSRFNEGYHYILTVTDALSKYAWVVPLKTKNGFEVAKAFAKVIRDRCPKNLQTDQEKKFYNADVQRFLKKHNINQYSTYSVMKASIEERFNRTLKHHIWKLFVLIGTYRWIDALPNLVAEYNIRKHRTIRMRPCGVAPTIAGWCLCTRQQIQNRFRQRIYTILDS, via the exons ATGTTTCGAAATTATATGCACGATAACGCGCTCTACATGATTGATTCCAACTTTGACGCAAAATACTACAAAATTCGAAATGTTACACAGCTGGAGGTGAACACAGATGCAGTCAATAAGCAGTACTTGGAACAATGCATATCAATCTTAAAGGTTCAACAGCAGGAATTTGAGAAAAAGTTGAGCACATTTCAAAGCAATGTG AACAATTTAATAATACTGCAAAATGATGTTCGACAAGTATTGCATGTAttgaaccctcattctcaagagGAAGATTATATAACAGACCACAGCAGTAACAACAAT CTTGTAAAGGAGTTGCATGCGTCAGCACGAAGAAATTTCCCCCGCAGACGTGTTATCGTACATGGATATGAGGGTCTGTGGCAAACTGATATGGTTGAGATGCGTCCATACTCACGATTCAATGAAGGTTATCATTACATACTCACAGTTACAGATGCATTAAGCAAATATGCATGGGTTGTACCACTCAAAACAAAAAATGGTTTcgaagtagccaaagcatttGCAAAAGTAATTCGAGATCGATGTCCAAAAAATTTACAAACCGACcaagaaaagaaattttacaatgctgatgtacagagattcttaaaaaaacataatattaatcaGTATTCAACATATTCAGTGATGAAGGCTTCCATCGAGGAACGTTTTAATCGTACTTTAAAGCATCATATTTGGAAACTGTTTGTACTCATTGGAACATACAGATGGATCGACGCATTACCGAACCTTGTGGCTGAATACAACATACGGAAACATAGGACTATTAGAATGCGACCATGTGGTGTTGCCCCTACAATTGCTG GTTGGTGTCTCTGTACGcgtcagcaaatacaaaaccgtTTCCGACAAAGGATATACACCATATTGGACTCCTGA
- the LOC143187731 gene encoding uncharacterized protein LOC143187731, translating into MKYENSDSIMTEFIGLRAKAYALKVFGKKDVKTLKCVKNNVVAKMINFDDYKHCLRNAYEISRRQSCIRSELHKVYIVTKLKIALSPYDDKRYLISDSNDILAWGHYKIKL; encoded by the coding sequence ATGAAGTATGAAAACAGTGATTCAATAATGACTGAATTCATTGGACTCAGAGCAAAGGCGTATGCTTTGAAAGTGTTTGGTAAAAAAGATGTCAAAACGTTGAAATGTGTCAAAAACAATGTTGTTGCCAAAATGATCAATTTCGATGATTACAAGCATTGTTTACGCAATGCATATGAAATATCTCGTCGTCAGTCATGCATAAGATCTGAATTGCATAAGGTATATATTgtaacaaaattgaaaattgctctCAGTCCATATGATGATAAGCGATATCTTATATCTGATTCAAATGATATACTAGCTTGGgggcattataaaataaaattgtaa